Proteins from a single region of Candidatus Fusobacterium pullicola:
- a CDS encoding ComF family protein: MIRKNLVQSIKNLVFSQRCPICKKISQDNSYICEECYFTLRKKGKIKNIENYYYLYYYNDEIKRLIADFKLKNRKSLGKEISSIIKRPLTELILEKEIDMILPVPISKEREKERGFNQVEELLDNCGIKYQKIEREKNTKHMYELLNSGSRKENIYNAFRNRGLDIEGKNILIVDDIVTTGSTIKEMVKEIKKVGTPNNIYVFSLAVSKIFKP; encoded by the coding sequence ATGATAAGAAAAAACCTTGTCCAGAGTATTAAAAATCTGGTTTTTTCTCAAAGATGTCCAATATGTAAAAAAATTTCCCAAGATAACAGTTATATTTGTGAAGAGTGTTATTTTACTCTAAGAAAAAAGGGTAAGATAAAAAATATTGAAAATTATTACTATTTGTATTATTATAACGATGAGATAAAGAGATTAATAGCTGATTTTAAATTAAAAAATAGAAAAAGTTTAGGAAAAGAGATATCCTCTATTATTAAGAGACCTTTAACAGAACTTATTTTAGAGAAGGAAATTGATATGATATTGCCTGTTCCTATAAGTAAAGAACGGGAGAAAGAGAGAGGCTTTAATCAAGTAGAGGAGTTACTTGATAATTGTGGTATAAAGTATCAGAAGATAGAAAGAGAAAAAAATACTAAACATATGTATGAGTTACTCAATAGTGGAAGTAGAAAGGAAAATATCTACAATGCCTTTAGAAATAGAGGATTAGATATAGAGGGAAAGAATATACTGATTGTAGATGATATTGTAACAACAGGAAGTACAATAAAAGAGATGGTAAAGGAGATAAAGAAGGTTGGAACTCCCAATAATATATATGTTTTCTCTTTAGCTGTTTCAAAAATTTTTAAGCCATAG
- a CDS encoding chemotaxis protein has product MELYIDNKKVELKQKRFKSFGRMINEITKQLTQDNKVPYKFYINGEKLKDNTVVNLKDLKLVEVITKTEGEMLLDSIMRAKEQIDIFFSIFDSEDDEEENSGKTAVMVSEIEIVERGIFLRWFYNLLLLIKASGDLDFVYSDFDEYIAEFEREMEQAEKAYDAHDYETFVEMLEFSIGDLLQDFYENAENYYSDILEEENRKRLLN; this is encoded by the coding sequence ATGGAGTTATATATAGATAATAAAAAGGTAGAGTTAAAGCAAAAAAGATTTAAAAGCTTTGGACGAATGATAAATGAGATAACAAAACAACTGACTCAAGATAATAAAGTTCCATATAAGTTTTATATAAACGGGGAAAAATTGAAAGATAATACTGTTGTAAATTTAAAAGATTTGAAATTAGTAGAAGTAATAACTAAAACAGAGGGAGAGATGTTGCTAGACTCAATAATGAGAGCTAAGGAACAGATTGATATATTTTTCTCAATTTTTGATTCTGAAGATGACGAAGAGGAGAATTCTGGAAAAACAGCAGTAATGGTGAGTGAGATAGAGATAGTAGAGAGAGGAATATTTTTAAGATGGTTCTATAATCTATTATTACTTATAAAAGCTAGTGGAGATTTAGATTTTGTATATAGTGATTTTGATGAATATATAGCTGAGTTTGAACGTGAGATGGAACAAGCTGAAAAAGCTTATGATGCCCATGACTATGAAACATTTGTAGAGATGCTAGAATTTTCTATAGGAGATCTACTACAGGACTTCTATGAAAATGCTGAAAATTACTATAGTGATATTTTAGAAGAGGAAAATCGTAAAAGATTGCTCAATTAA
- the tpiA gene encoding triose-phosphate isomerase, translating to MRTNVIAGNWKMNKTNAEAVEMLTELKGLVKDVEGVKIVIGAPFTALSDAVKAVEGSNVEIAAENVYPKSSGAYTGEVSPTMLKAIGVKYVILGHSERREYFCETDAFINEKVKAVLAAGMTPILCVGEKLEDREAGRTTQVNETQVREGLKDITAEEAKNIIIAYEPVWAIGTGKTATPEMAQETHKEIRDVLRSMFGAVAEEMVIQYGGSMKPENAAELLAQADIDGGLIGGASLEAASFAKIVLAAK from the coding sequence ATGAGAACAAATGTAATAGCTGGAAACTGGAAAATGAATAAAACAAATGCAGAAGCTGTAGAAATGCTTACTGAATTAAAAGGATTAGTAAAAGATGTAGAAGGAGTAAAAATAGTAATAGGAGCTCCATTCACAGCTTTATCAGATGCTGTAAAAGCAGTAGAAGGAAGTAATGTAGAGATAGCTGCTGAAAACGTATATCCAAAATCATCAGGAGCTTATACTGGAGAAGTTTCTCCTACAATGTTAAAAGCAATAGGAGTAAAATATGTAATCTTAGGACACTCAGAAAGAAGAGAGTACTTCTGTGAAACAGATGCATTTATCAACGAGAAAGTAAAGGCTGTACTTGCAGCTGGAATGACTCCTATCCTATGTGTTGGAGAAAAATTAGAAGATAGAGAAGCTGGAAGAACTACTCAAGTAAATGAAACTCAAGTAAGAGAAGGATTAAAAGATATAACAGCTGAAGAAGCTAAAAATATAATCATAGCTTATGAGCCAGTATGGGCAATAGGAACAGGAAAAACTGCTACTCCAGAAATGGCACAAGAAACTCACAAAGAGATTAGAGATGTATTAAGATCTATGTTTGGTGCTGTAGCTGAAGAGATGGTAATCCAATATGGAGGATCAATGAAACCTGAAAATGCTGCTGAATTATTAGCTCAAGCTGATATCGATGGTGGATTAATAGGAGGAGCTTCATTAGAAGCAGCTTCATTTGCTAAAATAGTTTTAGCTGCTAAATAG
- the gpmI gene encoding 2,3-bisphosphoglycerate-independent phosphoglycerate mutase, whose product MKKPVMLMILDGWGINKNADQKNAITAANPETFNRLMKEYPHSELQASGEAVGLPEGQMGNSEVGHLNIGSGRIIYQPLVEISKDIKEGTIYENPVLKEAFEYAVANGKPVHFGGLLSNGGVHSHIDHLFGLLAMAKKYGVKAYVHAFLDGRDTAPQSAKGFIEELEAKMKELGEGSIATLSGRYYAMDRDKNWDRVKLAYDAMVLGVGNKANSAIEAIDASYAEGKTDEFVVPTVVDANGLIKAGDVFINFNFRPDRAREITRALNDKEFTGFEREYLGLKFYCMRQYDATIDAPVVYGEKDITNTFGEVLAKAGMKQLRTAETEKYAHVTFFFNGGKEEQFAGEDRKLVASPKVATYDLQPEMSACGVTEGLMEALNSGEYDVIIVNYANPDMVGHTGVFDAAVAAVKKVDKCIAKVSEKVLELGGTLLITADHGNVELMEDPETHIPFTAHTTNNVPFILVSNEYKNAKLEDGKLSDIAPTMLDILGLAKPEEMNGKSLLVK is encoded by the coding sequence ATGAAAAAACCAGTAATGTTAATGATATTAGATGGTTGGGGAATAAACAAAAATGCAGATCAAAAAAATGCTATAACTGCTGCTAACCCAGAAACATTTAATAGACTTATGAAAGAGTATCCTCATTCAGAATTACAAGCTTCTGGAGAGGCAGTAGGATTACCAGAAGGACAAATGGGTAACTCTGAAGTAGGACACTTAAATATAGGATCTGGAAGAATAATATATCAACCATTAGTAGAAATTTCAAAAGATATTAAAGAGGGAACAATATATGAAAACCCAGTATTAAAAGAGGCTTTTGAATATGCAGTAGCTAATGGGAAACCAGTTCACTTTGGTGGACTTCTATCAAATGGTGGAGTACACTCTCACATAGATCACCTATTTGGACTTTTAGCTATGGCTAAAAAATATGGAGTAAAAGCTTATGTACACGCTTTCCTAGATGGAAGAGATACAGCTCCACAATCAGCTAAAGGATTTATAGAAGAGTTAGAAGCTAAGATGAAAGAGTTAGGAGAGGGATCAATAGCTACTCTTTCTGGAAGATACTATGCTATGGACAGAGATAAGAACTGGGATAGAGTAAAATTAGCTTATGATGCTATGGTTTTAGGAGTAGGAAATAAAGCTAATTCAGCAATCGAAGCTATAGATGCGTCATATGCAGAAGGAAAAACAGATGAATTTGTTGTTCCAACAGTTGTAGATGCTAATGGTTTAATAAAAGCTGGAGATGTATTTATCAACTTTAACTTCAGACCTGATAGAGCAAGAGAGATAACAAGAGCTTTAAATGATAAAGAGTTTACAGGATTTGAAAGAGAATACCTAGGATTAAAATTCTACTGTATGCGTCAATATGATGCGACAATAGATGCTCCAGTTGTATATGGAGAAAAAGATATCACAAATACATTTGGAGAAGTTTTAGCAAAAGCTGGAATGAAACAATTAAGAACTGCTGAAACTGAAAAATATGCTCACGTAACTTTCTTCTTTAACGGAGGAAAAGAGGAGCAATTTGCTGGAGAGGATAGAAAATTAGTTGCATCTCCAAAAGTAGCAACTTATGATTTACAACCAGAAATGTCAGCTTGTGGAGTAACAGAAGGGCTAATGGAAGCTTTAAACTCTGGAGAGTATGATGTTATAATAGTAAACTATGCTAACCCAGATATGGTAGGACATACAGGAGTATTTGATGCTGCAGTAGCTGCTGTTAAGAAAGTAGATAAGTGTATTGCTAAGGTTTCTGAAAAAGTTTTAGAACTAGGAGGAACTTTATTAATTACAGCTGACCATGGAAACGTAGAGTTAATGGAAGATCCAGAAACTCATATTCCATTCACAGCTCACACTACAAACAACGTACCATTTATCTTAGTTTCTAACGAATACAAAAATGCTAAGTTAGAAGATGGAAAATTATCTGATATAGCTCCAACTATGTTAGATATCTTAGGACTTGCTAAGCCAGAAGAGATGAATGGAAAATCTTTATTAGTAAAATAG
- a CDS encoding glutamine synthetase III — MNTMLDVFGVNYFSELELKSRVPSSIFKKFKAVQSGEAEMSLEVADVIANAVKSWATEKGATHFTHWFQPLTELTAEKHESFISVTSEGTIMSQFSGKDLIKGEADTSSFPNGGLRSTFEARGYTAWDTSSPMFIKGEGVTKSLYIPTALVGYNGEALDKKVPLLRSIKSIENQALRIQKLLGDFDTKHINVTLGVEQEYFLVEKEFWDKRQDLALAGRTLFGNLPPKGQEMNDHYYGTIKERVEIFMSELDAELWKLGVMAKTKHNEVAPNQFEIALMFTSANVSVDQNHLAMDTIKKVANRHGLAALLHEKPFQGVNGSGKHCNWSLATDSGINLYDPDNLTPDNLQFLLYTMAVVEGIDRYADVLRACTATPGNDHRLGGHEAPPAVISIFLGEQLQELFENIGNASFLESNDIKDTIDIGVRIPKIPRDLSDRNRTSPFAFTGNKFEFRMPGSSASASTPVFIINTIVADILGEYADILEKTDPTKNINKYIIKLIKERYNLHKRIIFNGNGYESSWIDRAKELGLSNLKNTVEGIPVFIREETIDLFERNGVLSRNELYSRFKVYSERYNKQTNIEISTAIRMARNEIYPCIIKYVTNISQMINSVREALKEEEYIQFDKEHLIKVINFKNKLKNCITELNEGLRTATMITDDYERACFYNSNLVPLLNQMRVVVDSLELLVDKTVWPIPTYYDLLFRL; from the coding sequence ATGAACACTATGTTAGACGTCTTTGGAGTAAATTATTTTTCAGAACTTGAATTAAAGAGTAGAGTCCCTAGTTCTATTTTTAAAAAATTCAAGGCTGTGCAATCTGGTGAGGCCGAAATGTCTCTTGAAGTTGCTGATGTTATTGCCAACGCTGTAAAAAGCTGGGCTACTGAAAAGGGAGCTACTCACTTTACTCACTGGTTCCAACCTCTTACTGAACTTACTGCTGAAAAGCACGAATCTTTCATTTCTGTCACTTCTGAAGGGACTATAATGTCTCAATTTTCTGGAAAAGATCTAATTAAAGGTGAAGCCGATACCTCTTCTTTCCCTAATGGTGGATTAAGATCTACGTTTGAAGCTCGTGGATATACTGCTTGGGATACTAGTTCTCCAATGTTTATTAAAGGAGAAGGAGTAACTAAATCTCTTTATATTCCTACTGCACTTGTTGGATATAATGGAGAAGCTCTTGATAAAAAAGTTCCACTTTTAAGATCAATCAAATCAATTGAAAACCAAGCTTTAAGAATTCAAAAACTTCTTGGAGATTTTGATACTAAACATATCAATGTTACCCTTGGAGTTGAACAAGAGTATTTCCTTGTTGAAAAAGAGTTTTGGGATAAAAGACAAGATTTAGCCCTAGCTGGAAGAACACTATTTGGAAATCTTCCTCCAAAAGGTCAAGAGATGAATGACCACTACTACGGTACTATAAAAGAGAGAGTAGAGATATTTATGTCTGAGCTAGATGCTGAACTTTGGAAGCTTGGAGTTATGGCTAAAACTAAACACAATGAAGTAGCCCCTAACCAATTTGAAATAGCTTTAATGTTTACATCAGCAAATGTATCTGTAGATCAAAACCACCTAGCTATGGATACTATTAAAAAAGTGGCAAATAGACATGGACTAGCTGCACTATTACATGAAAAACCTTTCCAAGGTGTAAACGGTTCTGGAAAACATTGTAACTGGTCTCTTGCTACTGATTCTGGAATTAATCTTTATGATCCAGATAATCTAACTCCAGATAATCTACAATTCCTACTTTATACAATGGCTGTAGTTGAAGGAATTGATAGATATGCTGATGTCTTAAGAGCTTGTACAGCTACACCTGGAAATGACCATAGACTTGGTGGACATGAGGCTCCTCCTGCTGTTATCTCTATATTCTTAGGTGAACAGTTACAAGAATTATTTGAAAATATAGGAAATGCCTCTTTCTTAGAATCAAATGATATTAAAGATACTATAGATATTGGAGTTCGTATTCCTAAAATTCCTAGAGATCTATCTGATAGAAATAGAACTTCTCCATTTGCTTTCACAGGAAACAAATTTGAATTTAGAATGCCTGGATCTAGTGCCTCAGCTTCAACTCCTGTATTTATAATTAATACTATCGTAGCTGATATATTAGGAGAGTATGCTGATATTCTTGAAAAAACTGATCCTACAAAAAATATTAATAAATATATAATCAAATTAATAAAAGAGAGATATAATTTACATAAAAGAATTATATTCAATGGAAATGGATATGAGAGTTCTTGGATAGATAGAGCTAAAGAACTTGGTCTTTCTAATTTAAAAAATACTGTAGAGGGTATCCCTGTTTTTATCAGAGAGGAGACTATTGACCTTTTTGAAAGAAACGGAGTTTTATCTAGAAATGAACTTTATTCAAGATTTAAAGTATATAGTGAAAGATATAATAAGCAAACTAATATAGAGATCTCTACTGCTATTAGAATGGCTAGAAATGAGATATATCCATGTATAATAAAATATGTAACTAACATCTCTCAAATGATCAATAGTGTTAGAGAAGCCTTAAAAGAAGAAGAGTATATCCAATTTGATAAGGAACATTTAATAAAAGTTATCAACTTCAAAAATAAATTAAAAAATTGTATTACTGAATTAAATGAAGGTTTAAGAACTGCCACTATGATAACTGATGATTATGAAAGAGCTTGCTTCTACAATAGTAATTTAGTACCTCTACTTAATCAAATGAGAGTTGTTGTAGACTCTTTAGAACTTCTAGTTGATAAAACAGTTTGGCCTATCCCTACTTACTATGACTTACTATTCAGATTATAA
- the ptsP gene encoding phosphoenolpyruvate--protein phosphotransferase, producing MERLLGKCVYEGIVIGETYLDIDTNLQNEKENIPFEDIDKEILRLEIGIQRAISDLRGLKIDLKGKVDEKELEIIEAHTLLLEDPMYIADIKKMIRKEQKKSEYAVKDVTEKFVRLFENIDSPIYKQRGLDIKDVCNRLIETLKSENEDYKVFDEKILITKEIYPTELLKLHREGINLKGIIMEYGGETSHLAILAKALKIPTLMGVNDVFNHNWKERIILDTTEENMCVITDPTEEQIAEYDKKRKKFLRKLDLIKRGAHLPSITKDGIDIKLYLNLGDGEQDKENEISRELVEGVGLLRTELIYMKNQNFPTEEQQIEKYAQILNGFSKEQPIIIRTLDIGADKQLSYFKVTEEANPFLGLRGIRFCLKYREIFETQLRAILRLSEERNIKIMYPMITTLNEMREANKILEKVKEDLRKENIKFNEDIEIGIMVEVPSVIMMAEAFAKEVDFFSVGSNDLTQYILATDRLSETVGELYSSYNPAVLRAIYHIKKAADKYDKKISVCGEMAGDLKGLVALLSLGIKDLSMVESSILSAKSLVRNLNYKELEEIRERILTEETPEGVKELLKNYINY from the coding sequence ATGGAGAGATTACTAGGAAAGTGTGTATATGAAGGGATAGTAATAGGTGAAACATATCTAGATATAGACACTAATTTGCAGAATGAAAAGGAAAATATCCCCTTTGAAGATATTGATAAAGAGATTTTAAGATTAGAAATAGGAATACAAAGAGCAATTTCAGATTTAAGAGGATTGAAAATTGATTTAAAGGGAAAAGTAGATGAGAAAGAATTAGAGATAATAGAGGCTCATACCCTACTTTTAGAGGATCCTATGTATATTGCTGATATCAAAAAGATGATAAGAAAAGAGCAAAAAAAATCTGAATATGCAGTAAAAGATGTAACAGAAAAATTTGTAAGACTTTTTGAGAATATTGATAGTCCAATATATAAGCAGAGAGGATTGGATATAAAGGATGTATGTAACAGACTTATTGAAACTTTAAAAAGTGAGAATGAAGACTATAAAGTTTTTGATGAAAAGATACTTATAACTAAAGAGATATATCCTACAGAGTTATTGAAACTTCATAGAGAAGGAATAAATTTAAAAGGAATTATAATGGAGTATGGAGGAGAAACTTCACATCTAGCAATATTGGCAAAGGCTCTTAAGATACCTACTCTTATGGGAGTGAATGATGTATTCAATCACAATTGGAAAGAGAGAATTATACTTGATACTACTGAAGAAAATATGTGTGTAATAACTGATCCAACAGAGGAGCAGATAGCTGAGTATGATAAAAAAAGGAAAAAGTTTTTACGAAAGTTAGATTTAATAAAAAGAGGTGCTCATCTTCCAAGTATTACAAAGGATGGAATCGATATAAAGCTTTACTTAAATTTAGGAGATGGAGAGCAGGATAAGGAGAATGAGATTTCAAGAGAGTTAGTTGAAGGGGTAGGTTTACTTAGAACAGAGTTAATCTATATGAAAAATCAAAATTTTCCAACAGAGGAGCAACAGATAGAGAAGTATGCTCAAATTTTAAATGGCTTTTCAAAGGAGCAACCAATAATAATTAGAACATTAGATATTGGAGCTGATAAGCAACTTTCATATTTTAAAGTAACAGAGGAGGCTAATCCATTCTTAGGATTAAGAGGAATAAGATTTTGCTTAAAATATAGAGAGATTTTCGAAACACAGTTGAGAGCAATATTAAGATTATCTGAAGAGAGAAATATTAAAATAATGTATCCTATGATAACTACATTAAATGAGATGAGAGAAGCTAATAAAATATTGGAAAAAGTAAAAGAGGATTTAAGAAAAGAAAATATAAAATTCAATGAAGATATAGAAATTGGAATAATGGTAGAGGTTCCATCAGTTATAATGATGGCAGAAGCTTTTGCTAAAGAGGTGGATTTTTTCAGTGTAGGAAGTAATGACTTAACTCAATATATATTAGCAACAGATAGATTGTCAGAGACGGTAGGAGAGCTATATAGTTCATATAATCCAGCTGTTTTAAGGGCAATATACCATATAAAGAAAGCAGCAGATAAATATGATAAAAAGATATCTGTTTGTGGAGAGATGGCTGGAGATTTAAAAGGCTTGGTAGCTCTTTTAAGTCTAGGAATAAAGGATCTAAGTATGGTAGAATCTTCAATCTTATCAGCTAAATCACTAGTGAGAAATTTAAATTATAAAGAGTTAGAGGAGATAAGAGAGAGGATTTTAACAGAAGAAACCCCAGAAGGTGTAAAAGAGCTATTAAAAAATTATATAAATTATTAA
- a CDS encoding HPr family phosphocarrier protein, with protein MKSRIVEIKNKAGLHARPSSLFVQLVTGFDSDITVKCDDEEINGKSIMGLMLLAAEQGRKLELIADGPDEDEMLDALVDLIEVKKFNEE; from the coding sequence ATGAAAAGTAGAATAGTAGAGATAAAGAATAAAGCTGGTCTTCATGCAAGACCATCATCACTGTTTGTTCAATTAGTTACAGGATTTGATTCTGATATTACAGTAAAATGTGATGATGAGGAGATAAATGGAAAGAGCATAATGGGACTTATGTTATTGGCAGCAGAGCAAGGAAGAAAGCTTGAACTTATAGCTGATGGTCCAGATGAAGATGAGATGCTAGATGCTCTAGTAGATTTAATTGAAGTTAAAAAATTTAATGAGGAATAG
- the ispH gene encoding 4-hydroxy-3-methylbut-2-enyl diphosphate reductase gives MEIIRAKHMGFCFGVAGAIKMCYKVSSDEKNKGKRIYILGMLVHNEHVVSELSKQGFKIVEERDILAEKDELQKGDIVIIRAHGTSNKIFQALVEREVEIYDATCVFVTQIRKTLVDMESQGYDIIFIGDKEHPEVKGIISFGKRVSVCNDLEELKNLEIDPQREYCLLTQTTLNKKKLEKIKSYLENTHQNVKILDKVCGATQVRQEAVEELAKQVDILIVIGGKTSSNTKKLYDISMSFNPNTYLIQDETDLKDEWFEGKSKIGITAGASTPEEIVIKIENQIRGIH, from the coding sequence ATGGAGATTATAAGAGCAAAACATATGGGATTTTGTTTTGGAGTTGCTGGAGCTATTAAAATGTGCTATAAAGTTTCTAGTGATGAAAAAAATAAAGGAAAAAGAATATATATTTTAGGTATGTTAGTTCATAATGAACATGTAGTGAGTGAGCTTTCTAAGCAAGGATTTAAAATTGTTGAAGAAAGAGATATCTTAGCTGAAAAAGATGAATTACAGAAGGGAGATATAGTAATAATAAGAGCTCATGGAACATCAAATAAAATTTTTCAAGCTTTGGTTGAAAGAGAGGTAGAGATCTATGATGCTACTTGTGTCTTTGTAACTCAGATAAGAAAAACTCTTGTAGATATGGAAAGTCAAGGATATGATATAATATTTATAGGTGATAAGGAGCATCCAGAGGTAAAGGGAATAATATCTTTTGGAAAGAGAGTATCTGTTTGTAATGATTTAGAGGAATTAAAAAATTTGGAAATAGATCCTCAAAGAGAGTATTGCTTACTTACTCAAACAACTTTAAATAAAAAAAAGTTAGAAAAAATAAAAAGTTATTTGGAAAATACACATCAAAATGTTAAAATATTAGATAAGGTATGTGGAGCTACTCAAGTTAGACAAGAAGCAGTAGAAGAGTTAGCTAAACAGGTGGATATACTTATAGTTATCGGTGGAAAAACAAGTTCAAATACAAAAAAGCTATATGATATATCAATGAGTTTTAATCCTAATACATATCTGATTCAAGATGAAACTGACTTAAAAGATGAGTGGTTTGAAGGAAAGAGTAAGATAGGTATTACAGCGGGAGCCTCAACACCAGAAGAAATAGTAATTAAAATAGAAAATCAAATAAGGGGGATTCATTAA
- a CDS encoding 30S ribosomal protein S1, translated as MYNNENYDEFEALLNEYLPAEEKTKVRAKGVIAQRDRNFAYLDVQGQPTSVRVRNEELLDYNIGDEVEILLVGETEDGEFIIGSRRRIDMENSLKRIEEAFENKEILTGKIVKRIKGGYIVEALFHQGFLPNSLSEINMNEGDNFIGKEVQVMIKDIQVEKDKKTKKITFSRKDITLQKEEQEFSQLKVGDVVKAEVTDILDFGLLVKIGHLKGFVHISEISWKKLEKLTNEFKKGDIIEGVVISLEAEKKNVKLSIKALTRNPWEVVAETVGVDSVVEGKVTKLLPYGVFVEIADGVEGLVHMSDFTWNKKKVNLGEFVQVGDNIKVRVLEFVPAERKLKLGIKQLCENPWDSAEERFAVGKELTAKVLEVKPFGLFAEVEPGVDVFIHQSDYNWQGEVNKKFSVGDTINFKVIELNMDDNKIKGSIKALTKSPWEVALENYKVGQTVEKEIKNIMDFGLFLNLSKGVDGFVPTQMASKDFIKNLKDKFKVGDIVKAQIVEIDKEKQRIKLSIKKIEQEEERRENQELLSKYGTSSTEE; from the coding sequence ATGTATAACAACGAAAATTATGATGAATTTGAAGCTCTGTTAAATGAGTACTTACCAGCAGAGGAAAAAACAAAGGTAAGAGCAAAAGGAGTAATTGCACAAAGAGATAGAAACTTTGCTTATCTTGATGTACAAGGACAACCAACAAGTGTTAGAGTTAGAAATGAAGAGCTTTTAGACTATAATATAGGTGATGAAGTAGAGATTCTTTTAGTTGGAGAAACTGAGGATGGAGAGTTCATCATCGGTTCTAGAAGAAGAATTGATATGGAAAATAGTTTAAAAAGAATAGAGGAAGCTTTTGAAAATAAAGAGATCCTTACAGGAAAAATAGTTAAAAGAATAAAAGGTGGATATATAGTTGAAGCTTTATTCCATCAAGGATTTTTACCAAATTCTTTATCAGAGATTAATATGAATGAAGGAGATAACTTCATCGGTAAAGAAGTTCAAGTTATGATAAAGGATATTCAAGTAGAGAAGGATAAGAAAACTAAAAAAATAACTTTTTCAAGAAAGGATATCACTCTTCAAAAAGAGGAGCAAGAGTTTTCTCAATTAAAAGTAGGAGATGTAGTTAAAGCTGAAGTAACTGATATTTTAGACTTTGGATTATTAGTTAAAATTGGACATTTAAAAGGATTTGTTCACATCTCTGAAATCTCTTGGAAAAAATTAGAAAAATTAACTAATGAGTTTAAAAAGGGAGATATAATAGAGGGAGTAGTAATCTCTTTAGAAGCTGAAAAGAAAAATGTTAAACTATCTATAAAAGCTCTAACTAGAAATCCTTGGGAAGTTGTTGCAGAAACTGTAGGAGTAGACTCTGTAGTTGAAGGAAAAGTAACAAAATTACTTCCATATGGTGTATTTGTAGAGATAGCTGATGGAGTAGAGGGACTTGTTCATATGTCTGATTTTACTTGGAATAAGAAAAAAGTAAATCTTGGAGAGTTTGTACAAGTTGGAGATAATATAAAAGTAAGAGTACTTGAATTTGTACCAGCTGAAAGAAAATTAAAACTAGGAATAAAACAATTATGTGAAAATCCTTGGGATTCAGCTGAAGAGAGATTTGCAGTTGGAAAAGAGTTAACTGCAAAGGTTTTAGAAGTAAAACCATTTGGATTATTTGCAGAGGTTGAACCAGGAGTAGATGTATTTATTCACCAATCAGATTATAACTGGCAAGGTGAAGTTAATAAAAAATTCTCTGTAGGAGATACAATTAACTTTAAAGTTATCGAATTAAATATGGATGATAACAAAATAAAGGGAAGTATAAAAGCATTAACTAAGAGTCCTTGGGAAGTAGCTTTAGAAAACTATAAAGTGGGACAAACAGTTGAAAAAGAGATAAAAAATATAATGGATTTTGGATTATTCTTAAATCTATCTAAAGGAGTAGATGGATTTGTTCCAACTCAAATGGCATCAAAAGATTTCATAAAAAATCTAAAAGATAAGTTTAAAGTAGGAGATATCGTAAAGGCTCAAATAGTTGAGATAGATAAAGAGAAACAAAGAATAAAACTATCTATTAAAAAGATAGAGCAAGAGGAAGAAAGAAGAGAGAATCAAGAACTTCTTTCTAAATATGGAACATCTTCTACTGAAGAGTAA